The following coding sequences lie in one Miscanthus floridulus cultivar M001 chromosome 9, ASM1932011v1, whole genome shotgun sequence genomic window:
- the LOC136482690 gene encoding disease resistance protein PIK6-NP-like → MDGFMASAATGVMSSLLAKLGELLGEDYKMQRGMRREIAFLKDELSSMNALLERLADSETLDPQTKEWRDQVREMSYDIEDCIDDYMRQLQNEPQGHSGITGFFFGYVQKVKDLVTCHEIAEQNQELKAPIVEAGHRRKRYKIDETVNFGGVNVIPVDRRLPALYAELGGLVGINAPRDEVIKLVDDGAQGVKVVSIVGCGGLGKTTVANQVYKNIAKKFDCQAFVSLSQNPDMVIIFRSTLSQVKKDECHSTSSCDKELLISELRDFLKDKRYLKFIYTSLEYCLTLFV, encoded by the coding sequence ATGGATGGGTTCATGGCGAGTGCAGCGACGGGGGTGATGAGCTCCCTTCTCGCCAAGCTCGGCGAGCTGCTCGGGGAGGACTACAAGATGCAGAGGGGCATGAGGCGCGAGATCGCGTTCCTCAAGGATGAGCTGAGCAGCATGAATGCGCTGCTTGAGAGGCTAGCTGACTCGGAGACGCTTGATCCGCAGACGAAGGAGTGGAGGGATCAGGTGAGGGAGATGAGCTACGACATTGAGGATTGCATCGATGATTACATGCGCCAGCTGCAGAATGAGCCACAGGGGCATAGTGGGATCACTGGATTCTTCTTCGGGTATGTCCAGAAAGTGAAGGATCTTGTTACCTGCCATGAGATTGCCGAGCAGAATCAGGAGCTCAAGGCTCCAATTGTTGAGGCGGGCCACagaaggaagaggtacaagattgATGAAACAGTTAATTTTGGTGGCGTCAATGTGATCCCTGTGGACCGTCGGTTGCCAGCTCTCTATGCAGAATTGGGTGGCCTTGTTGGTATCAATGCTCCTAGAGATGAGGTCATCAAGCTAGTTGACGATGGGGCGCAGGGGGTCAAGGTGGTGTCTATTGTGGGTTGTGGAGGATTAGGAAAGACTACAGTTGCAAATCAAGTTTACAAAAATATTGCTAAGAAATTTGATTGCCAAGCTTTTGTGTCCTTGTCCCAAAATCCTGATATGGTGATCATCTTTCGTTCCACACTGTCTCAAGTCAAGAAGGATGAGTGCCATAGCACCAGCTCATGTGACAAGGAACTTCTCATTAGTGaattgagggatttcctaaagGACAAGAGGTATCTTAAATTTATCTACACTAGCTTGGAATACTGTTTAACCTTGTTTGTTTAA
- the LOC136482691 gene encoding adenylyl-sulfate kinase 3-like isoform X1 — translation MLARAPPRPCSTGGEVAGDEQSAWWLAQGAARCPGRPRAAAGVRMVAARPGPRTTTVVAAAAGERRTAAGSEPASAPAEAANGSSSAVAGISTLLTSTVGKSTNILWHDCPIGQNERQNLLNQKGCVVWITGLSGSGKSTLACALSRELHIRGHLTYVLDGDNLRHGLNRDLSFKAEDRAENIRRVGEVAKLFADAGLICIASLISPYRSDRSACRSLLPKSSFIEVFLNAPLEVCEARDPKGLYKLARAGKIKGFTGIDDPYEPPSDCEIVIQCKVGDCPSPKSMADQVVSYLETNGFLHD, via the exons ATGCTCGCGAGGGCTCCTCCACGTCCATGCTCCACCGGCGGCGAAGTTGCCGGCGACGAGCAGAGCGCGTGGTGGCTTGCACAAGGAGCAGCGAGGTGCCCGGGACGACCAAGAGCCGCCGCCGGCGTCAGGATGGTCGCGGCGAGGCCGGGGCCCAGGACGACGACGGTCGTGGCAGCGGCCGCTGGCGAGAGGAGGACGGCGGCGGGGTCCGAGCCGGCGTCGGCGCCGGCAGAGGCAGCTAATGGGTCGTCGTCGGCCGTTGCAG GGATCAGCACGCTCTTGACTTCGACTGTTGGGAAATCGACAAATATCCTGTGGCATGACTGCCCCATTGGGCAGAACGAGAGACAGAATTTGCTGAATCAGAAGGGTTGTGTCGTGTGGATCACTGGTCTAAGCGGTTCAG GAAAAAGCACGCTCGCATGTGCGTTGAGCCGTGAGTTGCACATTAGAGGCCATCTGACATACGTCCTCGACGGCGACAATCTCCGGCATGGGTTGAACCGGGACCTCAGCTTCAAAGCAGAGGATCGTGCTGAAAACATACGCAGAGTAG GGGAAGTAGCAAAGCTATTCGCAGATGCTGGCCTGATCTGCATTGCTAGCTTGATATCACCTTACAGAAGTGATCGAAGCGCTTGTCGCAGTTTACTGCCAAAGTCTTCGTTTATAGAG GTGTTCCTAAATGCGCCGCTTGAAGTATGCGAAGCAAGGGATCCCAAAGGCCTGTACAAGCTTGCACGTGCTGGAAAAATCAAAG GTTTTACTGGCATTGATGATCCTTATGAACCACCATCTGATTGTGAG ATAGTGATCCAGTGTAAAGTTGGGGACTGCCCTTCACCTAAATCAATGGCTGATCAAGTTGTGTCATATCTTGAAACGAATGGTTTCCTCCATGACTAG
- the LOC136482691 gene encoding adenylyl-sulfate kinase 3-like isoform X2, with translation MLARAPPRPCSTGGEVAGDEQSAWWLAQGAARCPGRPRAAAGVRMVAARPGPRTTTVVAAAAGERRTAAGSEPASAPAEAANGSSSAVAGISTLLTSTVGKSTNILWHDCPIGQNERQNLLNQKGCVVWITGLSGSGKSTLACALSRELHIRGHLTYVLDGDNLRHGLNRDLSFKAEDRAENIRRVGEVAKLFADAGLICIASLISPYRSDRSACRSLLPKSSFIEVFLNAPLEVCEARDPKGLYKLARAGKIKDSDPV, from the exons ATGCTCGCGAGGGCTCCTCCACGTCCATGCTCCACCGGCGGCGAAGTTGCCGGCGACGAGCAGAGCGCGTGGTGGCTTGCACAAGGAGCAGCGAGGTGCCCGGGACGACCAAGAGCCGCCGCCGGCGTCAGGATGGTCGCGGCGAGGCCGGGGCCCAGGACGACGACGGTCGTGGCAGCGGCCGCTGGCGAGAGGAGGACGGCGGCGGGGTCCGAGCCGGCGTCGGCGCCGGCAGAGGCAGCTAATGGGTCGTCGTCGGCCGTTGCAG GGATCAGCACGCTCTTGACTTCGACTGTTGGGAAATCGACAAATATCCTGTGGCATGACTGCCCCATTGGGCAGAACGAGAGACAGAATTTGCTGAATCAGAAGGGTTGTGTCGTGTGGATCACTGGTCTAAGCGGTTCAG GAAAAAGCACGCTCGCATGTGCGTTGAGCCGTGAGTTGCACATTAGAGGCCATCTGACATACGTCCTCGACGGCGACAATCTCCGGCATGGGTTGAACCGGGACCTCAGCTTCAAAGCAGAGGATCGTGCTGAAAACATACGCAGAGTAG GGGAAGTAGCAAAGCTATTCGCAGATGCTGGCCTGATCTGCATTGCTAGCTTGATATCACCTTACAGAAGTGATCGAAGCGCTTGTCGCAGTTTACTGCCAAAGTCTTCGTTTATAGAG GTGTTCCTAAATGCGCCGCTTGAAGTATGCGAAGCAAGGGATCCCAAAGGCCTGTACAAGCTTGCACGTGCTGGAAAAATCAAAG ATAGTGATCCAGTGTAA
- the LOC136480608 gene encoding transcription factor bHLH139-like, which produces MRDSCLSSPDSSTSSCVEPSTLPTTLFLPLDENDCCDKEQVQCQNTGAVWCFDHQSQVFAPFFSGVTSNKRACLMDENKKSKNSKKPRTIALASRTSSIAPADEINTELVNQSCSWSCSSEDDSIGACEESIVLKQSTSSRCRSRSSKDLQSLYAKRRRERINERLSTLQQLIPNGTKVDMSTMLEEAVQYVKFLQLQIKLLSSKDTWMYAPLAYNHMSMDLSLNVAVKQS; this is translated from the exons ATGCGGGATTCCTGCCTTTCTTCTCCTGACAGCAGCACTAGTTCTTGTGTTGAACCTAGCACATTGCCTACTACCTTGTTCCTTCCACTTGATGAAAATGACTGCTGCGATAAAGAGCAAGTGCAATGTCAGAACACTGGTGCTGTTTGGTGCTTTGATCACCAGAGTCAGGTCTTTGCTCCATTTTTTAGTGGAGTTACAAGTAACAAGAGGGCATGTCTTATGGATGAGAATAAGAAGAGTAAGAATTCTAAGAAACCCCGAACCATTGCCTTG GCATCAAGGACAAGTTCAATTGCTCCTGCTGATGAGATTAACACTGAGCTTGTCAATCAGAGCTGTTCCTGGAGCTGCAGCTCTGAAGATGATTCAATTGGTGCGTGTGAAGAATCTATTGTTCTGAAACAAAGTACCAGTTCAAGATGTCGTAGTCGGTCCTCGAAGGATTTACAGAGCCTTTACGCAAAG aggagaagagagaggATCAATGAAAGACTAAGCACGCTGCAGCAGCTAATTCCTAATGGCACCAAA GTTGACATGAGCACTATGCTGGAGGAAGCAGTTCAGTATGTCAAGTTCCTGCAGCTGCAAATAAAG CTCCTGAGCTCTAAAGATACATGGATGTACGCACCTCTTGCCTATAACCACATGAGCATGGACCTCAGTCTAAATGTTGCTGTGAAGCAATCATGA